The Dreissena polymorpha isolate Duluth1 chromosome 9, UMN_Dpol_1.0, whole genome shotgun sequence genome contains the following window.
ttatttttttatgtgttcCTCAATATTTATGCTCTGTGCTGCAATGAATTCCTATGTGGTGTTGATCCGATTTTTATCAGCCTATCGAGTTTAAAGCGTGATCACCGGACAGAACCGTTTGATAGTGTATTATTTTCTTTGCATTCGTTCCATAACTTCAGAGGCCCGATTGTTCGATTGTCTACACAATTAATTCAACCCACaattttaatactttttaaacacAGAACGTGCGTATCGTAAGGTACATACAATATTGTAAATAGTACTAAACCATTTAATTCTACTTGATGTATTATATTCTTATTGTTTATTCTTACCTTTACTTTACTTTGTCTGAACATGTTGTCTGCGTTACAGAAAGTGCATGGACGTACCATGGAAGAGTGGCTGCGTTTTTCCGTCTGTTTCTGGCACACGTTCCGAGGCACTGGTAGGTTTGCTTTACTTGCAATACAATGCACGTGCAATACAAATGCACGTACGATTTAAATGTACACgttatacaaatatatacgtGCCTTACAAATAGAACGTACCTGCCGTTCAATTATAGggacaatacaaatatatttgattttcAAATATGCGTGCGATACAAATGTTCGTGATGTTCAAATATACGTGCGATACAAATATACGCCTATTTAAATGTACGTGCGATACAAATGTGCGTGCGATTCAAATGTACGTGCGATACACATGTTCGCATGCTTCAAATTTAGGTGCGATACAAATGGTCCATTGATTCAATTGCTCGCGTGGTACAAATGTACACAAGATATAAATATACGCGTGGTGTAAATGTACGCGCGTTACAAAGTTTACGGGGGATGCGAATGTATGCGTGATGCAAATGTACGCGCGATAAAAATGTACGCGAGAGACAAATGTAGGCGCGATGCAAATGTGTACGCTATACACAAGTTCGAGCAAACATTAACTCATGATAAAATGTAAGCGCAATACAGATAAACGTGCAAAATTAATGTTCGCGCGATACAAATACACGCGCAATACAAATGCAAGAGCTCTCAAATACTCGTACAATACAAATCCGAGCGCGATACAAATGAACGCGATGCTTTATATATGGCTGTGTTTTGTAGTACTCTAtaatgttaaagatttttttatcGTTAAATAATTTGCACCTTTGTTCCTTTTACTACATGTGCACATGGTCCAATAAAACAGATAAGTTTAATAAAGCGTTCTAAATGATTTAAAATCCTCTTTGGCTTATGGGCGTTGATAGGTGCTGATCCGTTCGGTTTCCCTACCCTGGTGCGCCCATGGGATGACGGCTCAAACTCCATGGCCAACGCACGCAGGCGACTCCGGGCGGCGTTCGAGTTCTTCACGAAGTTGGGGGTCAAGTACTGGACATTCCACGACCGGTAGCTTCTCTCTGTTTGCTTTTATTCATTCGCGTTAAAATAGGGTCATGTATGTGGTATATTTACCCGCTTTGCGATGTAGGCTGAGAAATAAATCGGggaacatttatatttttgtcatACTATACAATTAAGTACTGGTTCCTACCAAAAGAAAGATTAAAATGTGATGGATGGAATCGGAACATAAAAACGTACCATGTATGTATgcatcaatattttaatattctgTTTTTTAGTAAACTTAACATTAGTTTAACCTATGTGTGAACGCATCTCTGGGGAATTTTTATAATCCACAAAACAAGTTCCGTTTGCACACAAAGCTATTTAATCCTTATGTATATAAATCTACACACGTTATAAAGACAATTATTCCCGTACCGCTCTGCAGTGACATATCACCGGAAGGTGCGACACTAGAGGAAACCAACCGGAACTTGGACGAGATAGCGGACCTGGCGTTGAAGCTGCAGCAGACGACGGGAGTGAAGCTGCTCTGGGCCACCTCCAACCTATTCGCGCATCCCAGGTAGGGAGCTTCGGGGACGCTCGATTATTTCGTTACATGGCACAACATGGTCTTGTCCGGATGCCTTGTTGTCTGACTATAATATCGTACTATTAGAATATCTTATATTATTGGAAGCGTTGTGTTAATATCtatattacacaacatattttgtaTGTTGTGTTGGATTTTAAGGTTAGCTATTTTCACAATGAACATTCGGCACACGTTATCGTGATATGGAAGATAGGAACTTTAGCTACACTCCTGTTTAAACAATCTTAACATGTTTTTGAGGAATCCGTGCCTGTTCAACTGCAGCATATTGTGTTCTTTAGCTGCCCTTGATATGATCGCCAGGTACATGAACGGCGCCGCCAGCAGCCCGGAAGCGCATGTGTTTGCGTACGGTGCCGCGCAAGTGAAGAAGTGTATGGAAGTGGCCAAGAGATTGGGGGCAGAAAACTTCGGTAAGATCAACATGCATTTCCGTATTATATTTGTTgtgacatttattatttatgtataaatacaatttatgcctttatataatacataatataagCATTGAAAATTTGCATTATGACTattcaaataatataacaaataaaatgtatacagAAACATGAATATATATTATAGAGCAGTAAACACATGGCATTTTCTGAGTTGTTAATGTAAGTATACGTGCACATATTCCCGTGTGTATTATTACATATTGTGTTCAGATTCgatttttgtgttttcatattTCACTGTCAATGTTACCCTCTCCTCTGTCGGTTGTAGTGTTCTGGGGAGGCCGCGAGGGCTACCACACCCTTCTGAACACGGATATCCGAAAGGAGCAGAACCACATGGCGGAGTTCTTCCGCATGGCGGCAGGTAAAAAACAATTGAGtcgtgatctgagaaaactgagcataatgcatgtgcctaaagtgtcgtcccagattcacggacgacactttccgcttttatgacattttgcgtttaaatgaagtctcttcttagcaaaaaatcaaatttaggcagaaagtgtgaAATTGCAAAATTCCAAAATTTAGGCTCAACGATTAAAAGGATAGTCATAAAAATAACAACTACACCAACAGATTTTATACAATATCATGATTTTTATATGGGTAAATTTAAGATGCTATAATGGAGCCGCTCGATGCAAATAAGGACCATTCATTctaaaatactatttaatttgGCTTTGTACCGTTCCAAGACTCTAACAAAGAAAGAaagtttaaatgctttttaaaaacaaCGGGCTTCATGTTCGTTGCAGCATACAAGAAGAAGATCGGATTCACTGGTACATTGCTCATCGAGCCGAAACCCAAGGAGCCCTCCAAGCACCAGTATGACTACGGTACATCCACGTAGAAATCTAAACGTCACGTGGATGACGGTACATCGTCGACGTTACGTGTTTGTCCAAAAGTGGAGGGTGCCACGTGTTACTTGATATGTGACTCAGGTTTCTAAATTCAATTCTGATGGATGGATTGAACGGACTTGTTTACATGACCGGTTAGGCTAGGTCAGTAGGTAGAGCGCTGGAGTACACATCCGGGTAGACTAGGTCAGTAGTAAGAGCGCTGGAGTACACATCGGGGAAGGCCAGATCAGAAGTTAGAGCGCTGTAGTTCAAATCCGGATAGGCTAGGTCAGTAGGTAGAACGCTGGAGTACACATCCGGGTAGGCTAGGTTAGAAGGTAGAGCGCTGGAGTACACATCCGGTTAGGCTAGATCAGTAAGTAGAACGCTGGAGTACACATCCGGGTAGGCCAGATCAGTAGTTAGAGCGCTGGATAACACATCCGGGTAGGCTAGGTCAGTAGGTAGAACGCTGGAGTACACATCCGGGTAGGCTAGGTCTGTAGGCAGAGCGCTGGAGTACACATCCGGGTAGACTAGATCAGTAAGTAGAACGCTGGAGAACACATCCGGGTAGGCTAGGTCAGTAGATAGAGCGCTGGAGTACACATCCGGGTAGGCTAGGTCAGTAGATAGAGCGCTGGAGTACACATCCGGGTAGGCTAGGTCAGTAGATAGAGCGCTTGAGTACACATCCGGGTAGGCTAGGTCAGTAAGTAGAGCGCTGGAGTACACATTCGGGTAGTCTAGGTCAGTAGGTAGAGCGCTGGAGTACACCTCCGGGTAGGCTAGATCAGTAAGTGGAACGCTGGAGTACACATCCGGGTAGGCTAGGTCAGTAGATAGAGCGCTGGAGTACACATCCGGGTAGGCTAGGTCAGTAGGTAGAGCGCTGGAGTACACATCCGGGTAGGCTAGGTCAGAAGGTATAGCGCTGGATTGCACATCCGGGTAGGCTAGGTCAGTAGGTATAGCGCTGGAGTACACATCCGGGTAGGCTAGGTCAGTATGTATAGCGCTGGAGTACACATCCGGGTAGGCTAGGTCAGAAGTTATAGCGATGGAGTACACATCCGGGTAGGCTAGGTCAGTAGGTAGAGCGCTGGAGTACACATCCGGATAGGCTAGATCAGTAAGTAGAACGCTGGAGTAGACATTCGGGTAGGCTAGGTCAGTAGTTAGAGCGCTGGAGTTCACATCCGGGTAGGCTAGGTCAGTAAGTTGAGCGCTGGAGTACACATCCGGGTAGTCTAGGTCAGTAGGTATAGCGCTGGAGTACACATCGGGTAGGCTAGGTCAGTAGGTATAGCGCTGGAGTACACATCCGGGTAGGCTAGGTCAGTAGTTAGAGCGCTGGAGTACACATCCGGGTAGGCTATGTCTGTAGGTAGAGCGCTGGAGTACACATCCGGGTAGGCTAGGTCAGTAGATAGACCGCTGGAGTACACATCCGGGTAGGCTTGGTCAGTAGGTAGAGCGCTTGAGTACACATCCGGGTAGGCTAGGTCAGTAGGTAGAGCGCTGGAGTACACATCCGGGTAGGCTAGGTCAGTAGATAGAGCGCTGGAGTACACATCCGGGTAGGCTTGGTCAGTAGTTAGAGCGCTGGAGTTCACATCCTGGTAGGCTAGATCAGTAGGTTGAACGCTGGAGTACACATCCGGGTAGGCTAGGTCAATCGGTAGAGCGCTGGAGTACACATCCGGGTAGGCTAGATCAGTGGATAGAATGCTGGAGTACACATTGGAGGATCTCGGGTTCAAGTTCCGGCTTAGCCACATAAGTTGTGATGGGATTGGTCGTGCACTAAGTTCTTCGACCATTCTTCCCCTACCTCTCGTTAAAATAAAGCAGTTGTAAGTTACTGATAAAAGCTCTTTTAACTAGCATAGCGTTAAAAATGCGGCATTGATTTCAAACGTTGAGTTGTGCCTAAGATCTTTCGTACAAATGGTCACGGCTTTTGTCCCCGGGGTAGGCAAACTTTTGTATTTAAATGGTTTTCCTtgtgattataattatttaaaactatcttacacataaaatgttaaaatgttattagATAATACTTTAAACACATGAAAATCTTCAAACAAGATTCGTTAAGCGTCAGATTTTTTACATTGAGTAGCGGGAAATATTATTGTACAACATGCAGTTTCTTTTACGTTTCGAAATATTCATGAAATGTTGcattaattttaattgttcaatTACCTTAACATGTATAACTGTTGTGTTTTGTATGTCTTCTTCTAGATGCAATGACGGTCATTGCGTTCCTTAGGACGTATGGTTTGGAAAATGAATATAAGGCGAGTATTAACAATCTAGCTTCTCGATTTTCCTGGTaactaactctttcagtgctggaaccgaattttgaaggcctttgcaaacagtttggatccagatgagacgccacagaacgtggcgtctcatcaggatccaaactgtttgttattctaatagtattctttgaaaaaaatcgatgaaaatactaattttagaaattcggcagacgacattttagcagacgacaaatttcccagcatgcaaagggctaattCCAGACTAAGGCTATAACTCGCATGTTCATAAAAATTGATGAACACATGATTGAGGATTTTGATACTTTTTAAGGAGTTAAATCGTCTACAAGTCTTGCTTGCCTTTGACCTTTAACCGAAATCGAAAGGCTAAAAAGTAGTCCGGTATGTACACGAAGTAGCAGATTAAAGGCTACTACTTATGTAAAGCACAAGTTTACATGACACCTATAGTTTCCATCTATTAAATCATTTATCTGGTTGATAAAGTACTATTCTCTGCGGACACATCACTTATGAATGTTGATTTCACTTTAAAGGATCCTCTTTATGCGGGATATTCATTTTCAAACGTATAATTTAGTCATTTGTTTGATAAATCGTTTTTTGAAAGTTGAGTTTGCTCTTTGCTGCTTCCAGTTGAACATTGAGCCAAACCACACGACCTTGGCCGGACACGGCTTTGAACACGATGTCGTCATGTCATCCGCGTAGTAAGTCGCTGCGTCAAAAAgtggttttaaaatgtttgtagtgaaaactataatacaatataatagaaGAATATTAGTGAGGTTACATCGGCATTTCACGTTTTTGCTTAACGAGAAATCTGTGAAACGATGTTATGATTTTTGAGACAATCTGTCCTGTGAAATTTTCCACAGGGTTGCAACTTAAATGTATGTCGGTGATGAAAAAGATCAAATAAAAACAACCATTGTTGATTAGAATGTTTTATCTATAAAAGACAGTGACTCCTTATCCATGGAAGTCCATAATTTGTTATGACAGtaattttgtaaacatattcGCGACTTACGTAAATAGTAAAGACCGCATGTTTAGTTccttaatacattttatttaaaagaaagagGAATACATGTATAATCCACATTTTAAAACGATAAATATGCTCAGAAAATGGCAAGAAATAAGAAAAGATGAAGCTACTAAACAACGCTATTTTGTCTTCCACAACACcaatttaaatacacattttactttttatcattataattcatgaacatttattaaaaatacatacctTGCGGGGAATTACGGATATTACAAAAGTAGCACGGTTGTCGGTATACTAGAATTCCGCAAAAAGCCGTGGTGTCACGAGTTTCGGGCATTGGAGCTGTAAATTAACTTCCTGCAGGTTTGGCATGCTTGGCTCCGTGGACTCGAACACGGGATCTCCGGACCTGGGCTGGGACACGGACCAGTTCCCCATGGACCTGAAAAACTGCACACAGATCATGAGGGTAGGGCACTTAAAATATGTCAAATTCGCAGTATGGTTGTGATGTTGGCAAAGCACGAAGCATTAGGAGCTATTGGGTTATATATGTCTCACATTGCATAGATGATATTAAACATGAAAAGAAGTCAATATGAAAAAAGTGCAGCAGCGTCTAAAACCCAAAGTTTCGGTCTGAAAATCTAACTGTTTGTTTATGGTCTACCTACCGGCGAAGTTTATTCAACAAAACAGCAATTTATTCCGCGCACTGATGAACCAAACAATGTGTTGTCAGCGTAGACAGACTGAAGGCGAGAAAGTAAGAGAGTATATGCACACGAATTAGGAGTGACACCGTACTGTTTTCTCTTAATCTCACCAaactgaaatgttttttttatgcccccggatcgaaagatcggggttatattgtttttggccgcctgtctgtcattgtatgtgtctgtgtgtgtgtgtgtgtgtgtgtgtgtgtgtgtcccaaaacttaaaccaaaactttaaccttcttcttaacttttgcaatattaaacatagcaaattgatatttggcatgcatatgtatctcatggagctgcacattttgagttgtgaaaggtcaaggtcaatgtcatgcgtcaaggtcaaaagtaaaaaaaatgaaatccaagggaagtaataagctttaaaagggagataatttctaaacctgccaaatgatatattgaaatttcatTTCAAAGCGGCTCATtagggggcgttgtgtttctgacaaacacatctcttgatttCTGTATAGTACAATAAGGATCATGGTTGTTTATAAGGGCTAATGTTTGATCTTTGTCTAGTAATACTGTATTAGCATAGttgaatatataatattaattatcatTGCTCCACAAGCGTAGCGCATTAATACATCGTTTAACTGATTCGATGCCAGTCGAAGTGCTGGTACATGTACGTCACTAAGCGACCATTCCTACTATTAATATACTTATTTAGCAAGCTATTCGCGTGTTTTATATGAACACTATTAATTAATACTGTTTTCAGGTTATTCTGGATCAGGGTGGCTTAGCCCCCGGTGGTCTAAATTTCGACTGCAAAGTGCGACGAGAGTCCACGGCCCTGCAGGACATGTTTACAGCGCACATAGGTATCCAAGCAGTCGTCGTGTGCGATATATATgaacatttcataattatttgatagCATAGTGATTTTGAAATGCCATATTTTTGTAATACAATTGTTTTgaggaaatatttattttatgtacacACGATACGAACAACATGAAAGAACGCAACTCttcttttaaaatttcaaaatggtGACCGCGTACCGTGGAATTATCATTTTTGTTCATGTGTTTCAGTtcgttatatttatttcttaatattttgaaTCAGTACTCTAtaaatgaatttaattaatacttatgcgCATCAATAGCCTCTGTAACTGTGTTGTTGACATGATAACTCCAGGCGCCATGGACACCTTTGCTAGAGCGCTGAAGGTTGCAGCCACCATTGCAGAAGAGAAGCTGTTTACCAAACATATTGAGGTAGGCACAATGAAACGCGgcctttaatatataaatgccaAAGTAGATATTATTTAGTCACATGTATTTGCCGTCTGTAATATATGTTTGACAAGTTATTAATTCTTTCCTGTACGTGTTTTGTTGGAAATTCTTTGTAATATCATCGTTACATGGTAGTAACTACTTCCTGTACATGTCTCGGGGTACCacactttgtaataattaatgTAAAGCAAAGTAGTATTTTTGTGTTACTGCGCGACAAGATTGTTATTCTCTCCTGTGCGTGTTTTAACGACAACAGTTTGCAATAACATCTGCGCGACAAGTTCGCCTATCTTTCCTGCAAATACATTGTCGCTTCACTTAACATGATTGATGACAAAGGATAACTTTTGGTATATATCTATACAAGAAATATCGTTGTAACGATTCGATTACAAATTGTTCGCCATGTGTGATTACAGGACCGATATTCGAGCTACTCGACGGGAATAGGTCTGAAAATCGACACCGGCGCTACCAGTTTTGAGGAACTAGAGGTATCAAAAAACGGCAACCTGCAAATGAAAATATTGATTAGCAGAACTCAGATACCGTTTCAATATTGTCAAATACcttaaaagtgttttaaaattattttcttgtgaTAATTTAGAAATGAAATCAGCTCGTTACCTATTATACTCGTGCATGCACTAGATATGATTCTCGTGCACTTACTAGGTTTACCTGGAAATGGTTAGGTTTGTACATCAGTTATTGTTGGTGTAAATATTTAACGCTATGGAAATtcacaaaaacaaaattaaagcttCCCCTTGTGCTCTTTTGAGCGGAAAGTGTAATAAGAAAGACACTAAATGaaactaatataaaataaataaaacatatataaataaaaccataaagcacataacaataataataattaacataGTACATGTATAGTGTTTGGGTATTATTTTCCTTTCAGCAATATATACTCGCCCACGGTGAAGCCAATGTCAATTCCGGTCGACAGGAGCACTACGAATCCATGTTCAACAACTACATGTAACCATTGCAACGGTGACATTGTAACTAGGGAGTAATGTGCATGTAAACACAGCAACTGCGACAATGTTACTATGAAATCAACTAAATGTATTCATAAGTGTATCTGATATATATGATTTTATGTAGTGCACTTGTAACGAACATATTTCGTATCAAATAATATTCATTGAAATAAATGGTATGGTTGTATTTTAACGACATTCGATCAGTTATctgtaaaatatcaattaaaactcCTCATGTCTTGGCGTTGATATTTGTATGGGTCACAGATCTTTCTAAATCAATTCATTAAGGCAAGGAAACACCGTGCTGGGTTCGGACATctcgtttttaaataaaaaattcattgGCTGCACGTCGGGAGCCATTGTCGCCAGTTGGAGAAAAAAGTGCAGACAGTCAAGGACTCAACCTCTCGCTATCAAATTCAATACGAGTAATTAAATCCCACTTCGATACTTTGAAGAATAATTCATGGACATTCTCTTCAATGTATGGTAGATGAATAGATAGACGTTTATTTTCCTCCTttcatgaagagcataacatataatacagatTATATACAATGAagtacaatcgagtatatacacatacaagataTCAAAATGAATCAACTCAATACAACCAtaagattatttacaaagataagtgaCATAACTagagtatataaatataaataattgttaattctaAGGAAAATAGCCACATTGAAATGAGCATGAAAACGTCCCTTTTTTCAGTGTTACTTATTCGCCGAGGATATGTCTGAAAACGAAAACGAAAATAAAGACATAGTAGGCGAATATACTTAAAATAAGTCACACATTTTGCCTTCCACGGAATACTGCTATATAGTGTTAAGATAAACTAACATAGATTCGATCGACATGTCAACATCATATGTGTAAAAAACCTGGCTCAGTGCGTCCAACACTAGTTCAGGATGCTAACAGCAGCTTTGCACAATGTAAAATGCGCAAAATATAAGTCAACCGTGTTAGATATCATTTTCAGTAACACTGCACTTTGTTCTAAGCCATTTAAGTGGACGAAGCGCGAAAATTCCGTTATTCCGATGCATTCAATTAGAATTGTCCATACATGTTTTCGCTCATCCTCTAGAAAGTGACAATCACACAACGTATGAACTACGATATTAACGGTTTTCAATCAACAATGTCTGCATTCTCGTACAAACTGTCTAGACACAAACATACCTATgctattcaatattgttttacacaCGGTAAGTATTTTTGGATTGTCTTTTGCTACTCTCTATAAAGGGGATTAATTATTGGAGTCTGTTACATGCGCAGATACTCCCCATTGATCGGTGCTTTTGATGCGACTCTGTTTTTCGTTCTTTATGTTCATTTCAACTTTTCGCTAAACTATTTTCTTCAATTGTCGCTTTGTGGAGAAATTTCCATCCTGGACGTATGATCGTAAGACGTTCATTAAGTCGTActtttgtaatatcctgtatgcaTCAGGGATATATCCGAGACATTGGCCTTCTAGTTCAATGTGACGTATAAGTCTTTTGTTGAAGATATCTTTCGCTAGGTATTTAGGATTTAATCTGCAGATTTGGCCGAAGAATGTTAATTTCCTTATTTCCAGTTCATTCACTATCAGAACGGTAGAAACGGTTACAGGCAATAATGTATTGAGATGTTTCTGTCATACCCTTGCATGTGTTTCAGGCAAAATTTCTGTGCCATAGAAAGTTGTACAAGATCACATTGCGAGTTGTTGTTCCATAGCTCACAGCCATATAAGGCCTTTGGGATAACAGATGAGTTGAATATTGTTACGAGAGTTGGTGGACAACATCTTTCAGGCGCTACCCCTTTAGAGCACAAGCTCACGTATGTTCCTCGCAATCATACGCATGCATCATGACTCGCATTATTAGTGGTCAGAAATGAGTTGCATTCAATACCAAGATGGGTATACTTGTCGCTAGTGGGCAGACGTTCATGCCCTAGATTGAATGTTGATGTCTCTTAGGTCTTCTTATTATAGACTAGTACGGAACACGTCGATGCACTATAAAGAAACCTCCACCCGTTTGCATATTCATAAcaaatcttaacccatttatgcctagcgtcctgaaaaagggctttgcaaacagcgtagacccagatgagacgccacatgatgcggcgtctcatctgggtctacgctgtttgcttaaaggaatctcagtaagtaatattctaaatatagaaataaatatactagacatccctaattttgaaaataaattgatccaatttagaaggatgggagagtccactaggcacaaatgggttaagcATCCTCTCGAGACCGTTTATAGAGTGTGATACTAGAACCATATCATCGGCCACAGTAGGCGAAGTCATATTAATGTCATAAATGCACAGGCCATTACCACTCTATTCAAGTTCCTCTATCAGGTCATTTATGTAAATAAGATACAACAGCGGCGAACTTTTGCCTCTCTGACGGGTTCCTTACCCGACTGGAAGTGATTCCGAGATCAATCCTCGATGGCGAACGCGGCTTGTTGAGTTGCGATACATTTCGAGAAGTGCGAGAAGGGTTTTAGTGTCAATGACTGGATCAGGATCATAAACACCGGAAATGGATAAAAGTTTTGGAAATAGTCCATCGTGCCATACCCGGTCAAAGGTCTGACGAGTGTGTAGGAAACATAGATATACACTTGATTCCAGCTCCTTTGCATAGTACAGACATTCGGGGAGACCAAAGCTAGTCATTGTGCACCCAAGCCCGTCCTGAAATCCACCTTGTAACTTTCTGATAGAAGCTAGTATACCGTCCTTGCACCGGCTTAATAAAATCGATTCATAAAGCTTTAGCAGCGTTGGCGATAGTTAAGCAACGGTTCTTTTAGGATATGCAGGTTAAATGCATATGAATAAAACACGTGAACGTCGTTGAAATGTAGTATCATTCAAATCTGCTCCTTTGGATATTTGTGAGCGCAATAGCATAACTAACATGTAAATAAATGGCTCGGAGATTATAATCTTAAAAGGAAGTACTATATCTTGCCAATATGGCATTTAGTAAAAAATATACGTTATCGATTGTCTAAATTATCAAATGAGCTATTATTCAATCCAGTTTTTAattctaaataattattaatCAGCATTGATCACGAAGACAAAAAATAAGCACTGCGATCTAATGGAGAGGATataatgcgcatttttcactgttgaattgagctgaaaagaattaaccggtcaaaagagttagttaaaatgtggtaaatgACCAATTAACTGCAACttatcttgcttccagttgtttatattcgatattttacatgactgtgcagtcctctaagccgagcggaactgtctttttattaggatcggagttagcgttcgtgtgtcgtatgaacgaatctgcactaaaactaaatttagattcacctCGTACATCGAATCagttctgtcgtcagttgtcaaaacggaagtacggttgatattcaaatgcatttttttttgctcttttcgggatattgttttagtatgttgatgctgctaatgaagtgaaaacaccaaaaataaacaacggttgcgatagacacatataaacatagcatatactgttagttGCACATGAAATCACTTTAATGTGTCAAACGCGTtcagttgcgatagacacatataaacatagcatatactgttagttGCACATAAAATCACTTTAATGTGTCAAACGCTTTGAACGTTTTCTTAAGAGGCAGAGTAGAGGAAAAACTGACATAGCGAAAGGTGGTTTCGATAGATAACTAGCGGTTACAAAAAAACTTAAACTTGTAAGTTGCGAGCATTTGTAAATTCGTTTAAAACTTCCGTTAAAATTGTTTATGCATTTGAATGTGATATTTAAAGCTACTATATTTTGCATTGTTCATACGCGTCTCTCGCAAATCGCACaacattattgtaatttattttaatttggacAAAGTTAGGACTTTT
Protein-coding sequences here:
- the LOC127844947 gene encoding xylose isomerase-like; the encoded protein is MSSFAPESKGTGSGGSDASVYDADDAEFFPGVKKIAVDPSAGRDNTLVFKHYNPSEKVHGRTMEEWLRFSVCFWHTFRGTGADPFGFPTLVRPWDDGSNSMANARRRLRAAFEFFTKLGVKYWTFHDRDISPEGATLEETNRNLDEIADLALKLQQTTGVKLLWATSNLFAHPRYMNGAASSPEAHVFAYGAAQVKKCMEVAKRLGAENFVFWGGREGYHTLLNTDIRKEQNHMAEFFRMAAAYKKKIGFTGTLLIEPKPKEPSKHQYDYDAMTVIAFLRTYGLENEYKLNIEPNHTTLAGHGFEHDVVMSSAFGMLGSVDSNTGSPDLGWDTDQFPMDLKNCTQIMRVILDQGGLAPGGLNFDCKVRRESTALQDMFTAHIGAMDTFARALKVAATIAEEKLFTKHIEDRYSSYSTGIGLKIDTGATSFEELEQYILAHGEANVNSGRQEHYESMFNNYM